One window of the Triticum dicoccoides isolate Atlit2015 ecotype Zavitan chromosome 3B, WEW_v2.0, whole genome shotgun sequence genome contains the following:
- the LOC119282616 gene encoding uncharacterized protein LOC119282616 gives MAPPHPPPPDPPILRTHDELLEEILLLLPTAADLARASAACASFRRLITDHTFLRRYRTLHPPPLIGVIHRNAFIPAQPPHSSAVVARAFAGFDFSCSSFLPTNAGRAWSSIDFFDGRALLAGAPVYEGHPEMCNFDPLQLLVRDLAVCDPVNRRYILLPAVPGHLTALVPKPDLLDLEAFLAPGDDEEDPLSFRVMCLAQCRTNMVILVFSSSLGGQWHALTFDQWTVRATFHPLEDGLLSRQFIRGCFCWHSPFLNKLLLLDTHSMEFSAVSLPPEQQQSPDFVIVEAAEGMLGMLTRSSDGVNQDSPYWLEYSILRNNHWHTEKFIPLPEKYDVLLFGVAGGYVLMLAYYTTSSQENWKLGFFSVDVKTLQVELFGEGSSGGELYAGFPPSLSAPTI, from the coding sequence ATGGCGCCGCCGCACCCACCGCCACCGGATCCGCCCATCCTTCGAACCCACGACGAGCtcctcgaggagatccttctccttcTTCCCACGGCGGCAGACCTAGCCCGCGCCTCCGCGGCGTGCGCCTCCTTCCGTCGTCTCATCACGGACCACACCTTCCTCCGCCGCTACCGGACCCTCCACCCACCGCCCCTCATCGGTGTGATCCACCGCAACGCCTTCATTCCAGCCCAACCGCCGCACTCCTCCGCCGTCGTCGCCCGCGCCTTCGCTGGCTTCGACTTCTCCtgctcctccttcctccccaccaacGCCGGTCGCGCCTGGAGCTCAATTGACTTCTTCGACGGACGTgccctcctcgccggcgccccAGTCTATGAAGGCCACCCTGAGATGTGCAACTTTGACCCCCTCCAACTTTTGGTCAGGGACCTCGCTGTGTGCGACCCCGTGAACCGCCGCTACATCCTGCTGCCCGCCGTCCCCGGCCACCTGACGGCGCTGGTCCCTAAACCGGACCTGCTCGATCTGGAGGCTTTCCTTGCCCCCGGCGATGATGAGGAGGACCCGTTGTCATTCAGGGTCATGTGCTTGGCGCAATGCAGAACCAACATGGTGATCCTCGTCTTCTCCTCCTCTTTGGGTGGACAATGGCATGCTCTTACATTTGACCAATGGACTGTTCGGGCTACATTTCATCCGCTCGAGGATGGGCTGTTAAGTCGTCAATTCATCCGCGGATGCTTCTGTTGGCATTCACCTTTCCTCAACAAGTTGCTTCTGCTCGACACACACTCCATGGAGTTCTCTGCTGTCAGCCTCCCACCTGAACAACAGCAGAGTCCCGATTTTGTTATTGTCGAGGCAGCCGAAGGAATGCTCGGGATGCTAACTAGATCTAGTGACGGGGTCAACCAAGATAGCCCGTATTGGCTCGAGTATTCCATTCTGAGAAATAACCATTGGCACACAGAGAAGTTCATCCCATTGCCAGAAAAGTATGATGTTCTTCTGTTTGGTGTAGCCGGGGGATACGTGCTCATGCTGGCATACTACACCACATCTTCACAAGAGAATTGGAAGTTAGGGTTCTTTTCGGTGGACGTCAAGACGTTGCAGGTCGAGTTGTTTGGCGAAGGTTCCTCGGGTGGTGAACTATATGCTGGTTTCCCACCATCATTGAGTGCACCAACTATATGA